TAGACGTCGGTGAACACACCGATGCGTTCGCCGCGTACCTGCTCGGGCGCCGCGTACGCCGGCGTCATCATGCGCAGCCCGGTGTGCGTACGCTCGCTGTCACGATGCTCTTCGCCGAGCTGCTTGGCGATGCCAAAATCGAGCAGCTTTACCGTACCATCGGCAGTGACCAGGATGTTCGACGGCTTGATGTCGCGATGAATGATCGCCTGATCGTGCGCATGTTGGACGGCGCTGCACACCGCGCGAAACAGCTGTAGACGTTGCGCCACCGTGCACCGGTTCTCATCGCAATAGCGACGCAACGGCACGCCGTCGACGTACTCCATCACGAACCACGGCGTGCCGTTGGCAAGCGTACCAGCGTCGTACAGTCGCGCGATGTTCGGATGATCCAACTGCGCCAACGCCCGCTGCTCGGTGCTGAAGCGGGCTCGGCGCGCCGGCGAGAGCCACGCGTCGCGCAACAACTTCACCGCGACCTGCCGCTGCACGTCGACGCGTTCGCCCAGATACACGACACCCATACCGCCTTCGCCGAGCAATCGGAGCAGGCGATACGGTCCGAATTGCGGCAGTTCGTCTGCTGGCCAGGGAGCGTCAGTCAGCAATGCCGATGCCCATTCGGCGTTGCTGCGGTCGAGGAGCGGCAGGTGCACCGCATCGGCCGTAAGCAGTTCGCGAAGCTCACGTTCGAATTCAGCGTCGCCGGCCGCGGCGCTGCGCACCATCGCGTCGCGCTGCGATGGCAGCGCGTCGATGATGTCATCAAACGCAGCCTGCAGTCTCTCCCAGCTCATGCCTCGACGGCCAGTTCCCGGGCGAGCCATGCGCGAGCGAGGCGCCACTCACGCAGTACGGTGGATTCACTGACGTCGAGCAGGGCGGCCGTGTCCGGAACGCTGAGCCCACCGAAGAAGCGGCTCTCCACCAGCAACGCCTGTCGTGGCGCCTGCGCCGCCAACCTCGTGAGTGCGTCATCGAGGGCGAGCAGCCCCTCGGCATCGGTCGCGACGGCGTTCACGGCATCATCAAAGGTGACGTGGAGTTCGTCGGCGCCGCGCTTGCCGGCCTGGCGACGCCGCGCGGCCTCGATGAGCACCTGCCGCATGGCGCGCGCGGCGATGCGCTTGAAATGCATGGGCGAGGTGTGCGCGACCTCGGGCGAACCGGCCAGCTTGAGCCACGCCTCGTTCACCAGCGCCGTGGGGGTAATCGACGCGCGCGGATCGCTTCGGCGCACGCTGGACGCCAGACGACGCAGCTCTTCGTAGGTGACACTGAAGAGATGGTCGAGCTCGGCGCGAAGCACGTCCGAATGAGTCATGCGAACCGGATGACGGGGTTTGAGCCAATCCTACGCAATGCGGTGCGGAGACGCGTGTACGCGCCAGCGCGCTCCGGCTGCTCTCAGCCTCGACGGCGCCGACACGGGCGAATCGCATGCAGAGGCTATCACCACGTTCGGGGAGGTCGCAACCACTCG
This region of Gemmatimonas groenlandica genomic DNA includes:
- a CDS encoding ECF-type sigma factor, with translation MTHSDVLRAELDHLFSVTYEELRRLASSVRRSDPRASITPTALVNEAWLKLAGSPEVAHTSPMHFKRIAARAMRQVLIEAARRRQAGKRGADELHVTFDDAVNAVATDAEGLLALDDALTRLAAQAPRQALLVESRFFGGLSVPDTAALLDVSESTVLREWRLARAWLARELAVEA